The Vespula pensylvanica isolate Volc-1 chromosome 22, ASM1446617v1, whole genome shotgun sequence sequence tctcttccctttccaaCCTTATCACCatgtctttctctcaattcatatacatatatacgttcatTTACACACGCGTACGCGCACAAAATcggattaaaagaaagaaaaaaagaaaaataataaaaaagaaaagtgaaagaaaaaagaaaataatagtaagAAAATAACGGGCATTAAATGGTAAAGTAATAACTGCATTAttatatcgtcgtcgtcgtcgtcgtcgtcgtcgtcgtcgtcattatcatcgtcatcgtcataatAATCACGCAGTGTGATAAACCGCGCGCTCAGAgctatttttttcccctccaATAAATATCACGTGACAGTAGCAAGCCGCATTTTCGAATGATAATGATTCTTTCGTTCTGATTAAACAACAGATTTCTCACGAGAGCAAAAGAAtaatgagaaattaatttataatgaattttatgtGTAACGTTCAATTTAAGGATTGTatgtaattgtatatatatgagtacaATGCAGTCCATGAGTTTAAGATacattctcctttttctaccatgaaaaaaaaaaaaataaattattctagttaataaaaaaaaaaaaaaaaaaaaaaaaaaaaaaaaaaaaaaaaaaaaaaaaaaaaaaaaatgtgcgTTCAtcgagttttttttattttttaaatgtcgCTAACCACACCCTTGTTGTCTTTTTGCCgttatttcaagaaatatcctcaagttttttcataataattatcatatcttTGTGTAGTTCtatcaaaagagaaacgaaaagtaagaaaatcattaaaattatataattaggaattttttttcagtaaATTCTAACGAGAGCAAGTTATcagtttattttataactttatttcGACTtctgaagatatatatatatatatatatcttttttgataaatacatttttttatatctacgaCGAATCAACATATTGCTCTTGTTATTACAGACACgtacgatttatttctaatttcgtaatacatacatctatatacatgCGGTAGACATTAACTTTATGATTTGAGATTGACTAGAACTTGTTGCCATCATAAAACGTTATCTCTTCGTTAAGGATGCGATAGGATTACAAAAAATTCatctttttatcgtaaaacctagtaaataatattttttaattatagaagacgctttttctatttctctttatcactCTCTGTATTACCGACGATTACCGACATTACCCGACATTATCGACGATTGAAAATACACACGCGGTTTCAACTCGGTTGGTAAGTTAACTATTTtctgaaaacaaaaagaaaaagaaaaaaagaaaatacgaagttCTTCGTTGGGATCATTTGGTATACGTAATTTTGAAGCTTTTACGATGATTCAAGTCAAATTCGAAGATCCTTTTTTTAACAACgcgttttaaatataatcgagCAATGTACGTTCAGCTCTCGTCCAATTCGACGATGAAGGCTAAGTTGGCCTGAGTGCACCGACCATATCTCCGAGTAATCTTTCCACACTGACGTCACCGACGGTGGGCTTGAAGAGAAGCTCTTGAAGGGTAGATCGACACAATGCACGCGCCGGTGGTAAAAGCAACAACAATCGACCAACCCTTCGAGCGTCACGCTCGCACAAAACTGCTACGGTTTGTTCCTGCAACGCGGTAACTCTGCCAGGTTCGCAGAGACCTCTAGAttctataaaacaaaataattattattttttctttctttttttttttttttttttttgttattaagataaatatataaatataatatataaatatacaaagtgGTCTAAGATcaatataatgtttaatatctGTATTTTTGTACGATAAGTACTATCGACGTTTTTTTAATACAGTCCGGCCTAAAATTATCTACgtgatttgaaaaatcttttcttcttttcttttcagaatCGCAAAAGAGCTACCTTAGgcttagtagtagtagtttcatatttttgataagaagaatgaaaaagaaaaaaataaataaataaagaatgaaaacaaaaaattagtcCAACAAATTCCAAAAAGGAGTAAATTTAAAATCACTTAGAGAACTTTGGGTCAgcttttatcaaataatacttATCGATCAAAcctgattctttttttaatatcacattATCATGATATAGAGCGACCTattgaaagataaattatgcatttcatttttttcagaatTGAATTTTGTACTTAGACCATTTTCATGTTAATACTGTTTTTAATACTTAAACGTACCACCCTTGAAAAGGACGATGGCTTTCAAACACGCGTATTCCGAATGATCGACCCTCAGCAACGAGCATTTAGCTAATAATTCTCTAAGTCTTCTCGCTTCGTCAACTAATATCTCTCGTCTTTCCGTAGATAAATCGGCAGGAACCAAACTACTTTCTTCAACAGGAAAATTCCATTGGGCCGCCGTAAGTACGAACAACTCGCTCCAGGATTCTTCTAGCAATATAGTTTGATCTCGATATGGTAACTatcgagataaagaaaaaaaaaagaaagaaagaaagaaagaaagaaaagaagaaacgaaattaatcagtttcgttaattcgataaaacgattataCGTGATTGATAAGAGAATTTCATGCTTACttgtaaaaatgaatgtaTGCTTCTAGCCCATCTTACagcgaagaataataatttcgcaGCGAACTCGTAAACGTTTTCCGTCGGCAACAATGAGAAGCTTGACATCGTATATTCCGCAGAGACCGGACTGACGATTTGCGGGACAAGACGAGTACCGACGAGTTCTTCTAAaactcgaaagaaaacaaaatttctatcagtgtaatattcatatagaaatcttcgaaataaaatgtatttgacTACAACGTAAAGTGTAACATTTGTATACATTATCTGTAATCTTAtatctaatgataataatagaaataataataattatattatacacgaGTTAAACCccttcgataaatttaatcgaaagtaaagaaaagtataaataataaattacttgaGATGTGGAAATAATACCGATTTAAGTACAATAATATTCACAagggtttctttcttttttttttttttgttaagaaaaataaataataatattaaattattattacaattatattctttcattatctttaATTCACCTTTTTGTTCGAGCCTCGGTTCAACTGTTGCAGCTTCTTCGGAGCTCGTTACCTCGTCTTCCTTCGCTGTGCTCACCGATAATGATTCTGTCGAGGTTCTTGGTAAAAAATGTGCTGATCGAAATAATCAAAAGGATAATGTCTAATGAATAATATCGATCATACAtttgtcttttattatctaaacgatttacttttcctttgtaataataaataaatatctgttATTGCTTACCAACGGCAGGTGCAAATGGAGGCATCGTTGGTTTGAAAGGAAATAATGCCGGATAAAGAAGAGGATGATACGGATTGTTTGTCGTGTGATAAACGTGAGGTAGACCCGGATAAAGGCCAGCCGGAGCTCTTCTTGCAGCAGCCACCAAGGTCGAAGTACTTCTCGGTGCTCTTTCGTGCTGTACCGCTGAAAACGATAGGACAATTTGGAtaggacaaaaaaaattatgactAAAAGATTAAACCTATCCTTggattatatttctaatgtgGATTCGAAAAAcgacgataattttctttcatcagttattataattttcaagataTACGATAGCCTTATATGCTAATTCAAAAGATGATCCATCTCCGTACGATCTTCTAAATTTCTttagaatttagaaaaatattaatgccAATCGGATTTAATTCACACAACAAAAAGTcgctaatttattattttcattctgaATAGtcatgattaataaaaaagaagaaaagagaacaaaaatgtcGAAAATCAAAAGCGACTCGACGAATATCTACGTTGCTTTTGAAGTCAACGCGATCAAATATATCCAAAGaatagatttaattttaattactaatcgaacgattagatgaaaacttttttgtgtttctcttttttgttgggccgtgtaatttataataattattttttctcgtttctcttttttttaactctatCCTCTTCATCGACGATCACACAGTATCTGGActttttatcatcgtcatcgttgtcatcgtcactttcgttccattctttttttttcatttattttctctttctctctctctttttttttttttcttttatcttctctttttaatctccAGAGAGAAGCTCTCAATAAACGGGGAACATATTGGTCATAATGGCGCCTACTACTTCAACATTACCACCCTCGCTAATTGATATCTCTGAGCAATCAAGTGTTTGGATTATCGGTTCTAGTCGAGGTACGCGCTGGATGGAAGTGTTTACAAAAGCTGAGAACTTCGGGCTGCTTCTGACACCGTTCCTCCGACCGTGTCGATGCTGACTCTCCTTTCACATCGAATTTCTAACCAAAGCATTGATATAGAATTTCATATGGGTTGTGCCGACATAAAAACTGttcttcctctatctatctatctatttctctctctatctctctctttctctctctcgctctctttctctttcttattccctctcttttcgattttttttttttttttttttacttaggAGTAAAAGAAACTGTATTTGCTTCAATGAATTGTAATATATGAAGATTTTGGAGACCTGCATAACGCACTCGATATGTTTACACGAAAATGTCTCTATcgatttgtatgtatatgtgtatatatatatatatggttttCTGACAATCGCAGACTTCCGGAATATGACGAGTCAATATGTCGATAGAACTTTCTTCGAgtgaattttctattttcatctaatttctctctctctctcctcctctcttgtaaaatttatatagaagagaaaaagaaagagagagagaaagagaaaaaaaggtacgcgtgtgtgtgtgtgtgtgtgtaaaaaaagTAACTAATTGGTAAGAGATTAATCACCATCGAGACGAAGCGTACCATCTCGTTTCATGTTGACCTGAAGACATTTTGTAAAACGACAGGCTTGGCATTGATTACGCCTTGAAACGTCCACGATGCAACGCCCGTTCTCTTTGCAGACGTAGTCTAAGTTTCTGTTAAAAACAAGCagacaaaaaaggaacaaaaaaaaagaaaaaaagaaaaagaaaaaaagacagaaaagaaaaaaaaaacaaaacagaattAATACACTTTCGATGAAtgacattattataaatacgataaGCGTGAGAATCTCAACGATATTTCAcgttaattttatctatttgtttaatccgaattaaaaattttcgctTACGCGAATTTAGTATCGgattaaagagagataatatttGAGAgcaaacatttaattaattcgtaagaTTTCATTCGTAAGATTCTCattcgaaatttattaaaaaaaaaaaaagaaaagaaagaaattcctttttatttttgttaaacacGAATGCGAACGATATCGATtctatatctttaatattccattaatactgatgataatgaaagaaaaattaattacctCGCGTACCTGCGGATCGACCGTTTAAAGAAACCACGGCACCCGTCGCAACTCGGTACTCCATAATGTTTCCCAGATGCTTTGTCGCCACATACTTTGCAGAGTGTTTCGGTTCTACCGTTCTCTTCCATTTTCCTCTTGAATTTGAAGAAAACTTTTGGACGACGATGACGGTGGCAGGATGAACAAAATGTAGTAGTTTCTGTAAAAGCATAAAATTCTTCACAATGTTTGTTTCGTCTtcgattttttactttcgattaaaataaacaataataattttctaattcattCCAATTCTTTACAAGATACAAAGTtacaagaagagagagagagagagagagagacagagagagagaaaaaaagaagaaaagaaaaagaaaattcacgtCGTCGCGTTATTTTGctcaatttcattttaatatccaAAGTTTTTTCACTAGAACAAATAGTATTGACGACTAGTTttcgatgaatattttattaataaaataattcctaCATCGtcgaagatagaaaaacgtggtctttgatatattctctttgtcacgtcgagaagaaagaagaaactagaGACATATGCTTGACGGATTAGATGATCGTTAGGATAAAATATGACAGTAAGTGACAGTAAGGTTGACAAGACGCTGCTTGAGGAGAATCGTTTGTGTATTTTAAGAACGATTTTTGACAAAATAGCTTTTCGATGTAACGTGgatgaaaattatcttttattactcCTCATTATCCGTCATTTTTACTGGCAATGTAAAACGATTACATGGTTTCTATCactttcatatacatacatacatacgtacgtacgtacgtacatacatatgtacatatatcgtaaTCACTTCGATATcgagttagatagatagatggatatgGAGATGTATATGGgggtgtatatatctataggcAATGTTCGCAACGACACATATGTTCTTGCATATTGTACGAGGTAATGAGAAACTCGGGAATGGCAAAACGTCGCTCGTCGACGAAGTAGGCGAACTTCGATTCGTCGAAGCTTACGACTTCCTGCCTTCAAGCTCATTGTCGTCGAAGGCAAAACCACGATTTGACGCGATCGAAGATATATAGAGATGCATTATACAATACGTCGCTGTAGGTACATAAGTAGTTACATacgatattacatatgtacacaaacgtacatacgtacatacattcacgtacgtatctacgtttTCTTCGAGTATTAAACGTGCGATAAAATATTGCTAGAATCGTTATCCTCGAAATGCCTAATTTCGTCCGATCTGATCTAAactaattaatcaattaattaatcattatcattgaGTATGAAATAATCCGTTGTTAACGCAATAATTTCTTACGAGTACCCgaatagtttttatttgaaCAATGAATATTCCTATACGTTCTTTGCAATGCTTACAAAGTAATCAACTTCATGATCTTTCGTTTTATGAGTATTCGTTGTCTCGTtggtttttcctttcttcctttttatcattcttcttcttcttcttttttttttttttgtttcattcctTTTAACCATCCGTAAAgaatattctaaaaatataattgaacaTTACCTTTTTAAATTAGCGAAAACGTGAACATTGTCATGGACCGAAAGAGTcaattataaaaacgaaataatctcAGTTATAACAGAATTAATCTCaatgaaattgttttctaTTGGAAAGAgtttataaaaagagacagactGTTGTCGAGGAAGGTCATAAAGTCGAGAAGTCTTCAGGACACGTTTAACTACGGGCTCGGGAGTCTCCCTTTGACTTTCTCAACCCTCTCGAGCCAGGGCTGATTCCTCCTACCTCTAtttcattctctccctctctttccatcgAAAGAACCTCGGGGCTAACATATCGCGATCCTTCTCGCACTAATGGCAGGCTAAGCCATCTGTAGGATTCTCAGGCTCAATAATGCAACGGTGACGTGGAGCAACCTCGTCCAGCCTCGACGGCGGTAAACCACGAAGAGAGTCCCGTTGGATGATGTCgcgtcctcttctttttctatctggAGACTTTTTACGTAGTCTTCACTTAATACTTCACTACTTCAGAGATACTCCAACGTCAAACTATTTTCGACGATTACTCTTTTAACAAGTACGATCATCTTTCGCGAAGTAACACAACTATTTTCTCCGACAGTTACTAtcgtaataacatttttaaatatttcatttacgtACGTTGTTAATCCAACGTCAAGATCCTCGatgattacttttttataaagtatgaCAATCTCTCAATAACGCTTGTTTTATTCTATCCAAAAAATCTgatttctcattcttttttcttatctcattTTCAATCATATATCACGATAGTGGATAGAAGAAGTCATTAAAAAACatagaagagtaaaagaaaaagatacaacaaagaataaaaacactTCAATGACGTATGTacgttctaaaaaaaaaagagagagagagagagagagagagaaggttcgTTTTTCAATGAGATTATTCCTcgttttttattgaaaatttttatagaaaagaaaaaaaaaagaaagaaaaataaaagggataTTCACGGCAATGACGTTActctaacattttttctttatcgatttcgATCCCTTTCATTTCGGACTTGGAAAGTTTCGGTGTTTCGAAATTGTATAGGTGGGTGGTGTACCTTACAAACTGCGTATGTAATTATACATTGGTGGGGGCGGATTATTTAACCCTGTTTGCACGTATGCGTGTCGCGCGTTCGTGCACGCACGTAACATATGTCGCGTCGCACAGGAGTCATTCGGCACGAGCCACACGACGAGCTTCCAGAACTAACATACTGCCAGGAGTCAGATTTTTCTGTTTCCCCTTTTGCTTTTCGtccttcgaaaaaatatttctatatacgaTACGCGCAAACTGTTTATATTTGTATCAGAAAGAacgacaaattttattaatgagatttttaatagaattgtATCACCATTTCTATATCGTTCGTTAtcattagttttcttttttttcttctaaacatTGTCGCatgaattaaattgaattaatattataatccgTGTATCTTTAATAGTGTATCTTTATAGTTAAGATAGATTATATTTAGATACAATGCAAtaggaaacaaaattttatatatatatatatcatatgttaaaacatatataaaaattacatatctTTCAATTAActaaaatatcaaatagtTCGATGgaacatttaatttaattcgcgTGATATGAAACGTGGTgaactttctctatctctctctctctctttctttctttctttctttctttctgatttGTTTTACAAAACACCGTAGTTCttaatacgaaaagaaatttgattagaaagaaattagatgGTAAACTGGCAATCGATCACTATACTTTAGTAAAAGTTTGTCACAGTGTGGTGCACCGTTGACCAAGCTAATGTCGTTTCGATGACTCTTCGCTAGTTTCTCGACGCAGGATATAGAAAATACGAAAGGATACGCTTAAACGCTCAAAACCTAAACGGTTCACTCCCATGGAACCTGGCATGCAAATTTTTTTCCCCGTCACGTCACGTGCATCCTTTCGCATAAAAAATGCTGATCGATAGCACTCTTACAGACAAAGGAACGACCATCGATATTGGTAGCTGTAACAATAagccttctcctctctctctctctctctctctctctctctctctttttttttttatttcttttcttcctgtcATCGTCGAGATCAAAGAAGATCTTTATTCGTtctatgtaaattataatataaaaaaaaaagaagaagaagaaatggaaattattaaaatcattacgTTACGTTTTCCCGTTCAAGATAAAAACTTAAAAGATGTATtaaaatcttcattttttcttttaatttaatcgttacaacttatttacgtatataacataataattgtGTGATACGgacgatttaatataataagtacATATGCAGATACGTTGCTTTTAAAATGATCGTCGAAATGATCGAACGTCTGCGATGATAGGCGTTACATTTTGCTGAGTAATTTTCACCTggatttcttcttatttttagaatccctccctctctctctctctctctctctctctctctcgctctttctgtttcgataaaaacgaaaagtattcacaaaaaagtttttgaaatatctatctcttcgtaGATAATCGATGATCGAGAATGTTATATGATTTAATGTACCCTTATTGCTTACacaatgtcttttttttcgtagctCCCTACACCTAGGTAAagtcgattaatttttaatcagtCGAATGTGCACCCACCAACAGTGAGTGCGTCGTTACTGAGCAAGCCATAGACCCCTGACGTGACTTTTTGTTAAGCGAAAAAGTCGACTGCAATTAATGACTCGcctacgatcgatcgttcctttTGATCAAAACCAAGCATACAGTTGATaggaatgattaaaaaagCGAAGATAACGCTCGATCGCGgacttcttatttttttttttttttttttttttaattatcacgtAATTATGTGCAAGCGAACAATGTCATTTGCATCGtatattcgaaaatttaaATGTCGATTTCATTACGTAAATTGcgttgaaaaaataacaattaatatgcTTTCACTTTCGATGTTATAAATTGTTCTGcgttaatcaattaaaaacaTGGATATTTTTGATCggtaaaaaattctttcgattaatctataaaaaatattttttgttcgaatTCTCTCCGATCGAAGCATCTAATCACTCTTTGGACAATTTCGTAAGTACAGAAAGAACGTGTcaacattttaatttcattaagaaaagt is a genomic window containing:
- the LOC122636528 gene encoding protein dissatisfaction-like isoform X2, whose amino-acid sequence is MEENGRTETLCKVCGDKASGKHYGVPSCDGCRGFFKRSIRRYARNLDYVCKENGRCIVDVSRRNQCQACRFTKCLQVNMKRDAVQHERAPRSTSTLVAAARRAPAGLYPGLPHVYHTTNNPYHPLLYPALFPFKPTMPPFAPAVAHFLPRTSTESLSVSTAKEDEVTSSEEAATVEPRLEQKEELVGTRLVPQIVSPVSAEYTMSSFSLLPTENVYEFAAKLLFFAVRWARSIHSFLQLPYRDQTILLEESWSELFVLTAAQWNFPVEESSLVPADLSTERREILVDEARRLRELLAKCSLLRVDHSEYACLKAIVLFKGESRGLCEPGRVTALQEQTVAVLCERDARRVGRLLLLLPPARALCRSTLQELLFKPTVGDVSVERLLGDMVGALRPT
- the LOC122636528 gene encoding protein dissatisfaction-like isoform X3; protein product: MEYRVATGAVVSLNGRSAGTRDYVCKENGRCIVDVSRRNQCQACRFTKCLQVNMKRDGTLRLDAVQHERAPRSTSTLVAAARRAPAGLYPGLPHVYHTTNNPYHPLLYPALFPFKPTMPPFAPAVAHFLPRTSTESLSVSTAKEDEVTSSEEAATVEPRLEQKEELVGTRLVPQIVSPVSAEYTMSSFSLLPTENVYEFAAKLLFFAVRWARSIHSFLQLPYRDQTILLEESWSELFVLTAAQWNFPVEESSLVPADLSTERREILVDEARRLRELLAKCSLLRVDHSEYACLKAIVLFKGESRGLCEPGRVTALQEQTVAVLCERDARRVGRLLLLLPPARALCRSTLQELLFKPTVGDVSVERLLGDMVGALRPT
- the LOC122636528 gene encoding protein dissatisfaction-like isoform X1 is translated as MEENGRTETLCKVCGDKASGKHYGVPSCDGCRGFFKRSIRRYARNLDYVCKENGRCIVDVSRRNQCQACRFTKCLQVNMKRDGTLRLDAVQHERAPRSTSTLVAAARRAPAGLYPGLPHVYHTTNNPYHPLLYPALFPFKPTMPPFAPAVAHFLPRTSTESLSVSTAKEDEVTSSEEAATVEPRLEQKEELVGTRLVPQIVSPVSAEYTMSSFSLLPTENVYEFAAKLLFFAVRWARSIHSFLQLPYRDQTILLEESWSELFVLTAAQWNFPVEESSLVPADLSTERREILVDEARRLRELLAKCSLLRVDHSEYACLKAIVLFKGESRGLCEPGRVTALQEQTVAVLCERDARRVGRLLLLLPPARALCRSTLQELLFKPTVGDVSVERLLGDMVGALRPT